The genomic interval GCTGCTTTGATCAATCGGCAACCAGGTCATAAAGGCACGAATAACAATCATAATCTGGTAAAGACGAAAGGCCAAGTTTACCGCATCATAAAATATAGTTCCAAAAGTCAATTTTTCACCGCTTCTCTATTGAGATATTTTCAAGGTTTGAGCATAGCTTGCCATCACCGCATCAATCAAACCACTACGTACACCGGCTTTCTCCATGGCGCAAATACCGGCAATGGTCGTGCCGCCGGGAGAGGTCACCTTATCCTTCAGACAGGCCGGGTGAGCCCCGTCTTGAAGGGCCAATTCGGCAGATCCTTTCATGGTTTGGGCAGCAATTTCATAACTGACGGCCCGAGGTATCCCAAGCGCTACCAGCGCATCTGAGCAGGCTTCCAAAATTTGAAAGAAAAAGGCCGGCCCACAGCCATTAACCGTCCCGGCCTTGTCCAGGCTCGCTTCATCCAGGATAACCGTCCGGCCGATGGTCGTCAAAAAACCTTCTGCCCACTTGATGTCCCCGTCGTCAAGACCCGGATTGGGCGCCATAATGCTCATGGAGGCGCCTACGGATGCAGCCACATTAGGCATGACCCGGATCAAGCGGTCATGTCTCACCAGCTCAGCTAAACGCGCCAGCGGTGTCCCGGCCAAAATGGACAGCACCAAGGGGGTGGCGTGCGAACTGCGCAAATCTGCCGCTACAGCCTCCAACTGTTGAGGCTTGACAGCCAGTACGACGGCATCGCTGGTCTCATACAAAGCGGCATTATCCGGCATAAAGGTCAGGCCCCATTCTTCTGCAAAAGCGCGCCCATGTGATTCATTGCGTTGGGAAAAAGCGATGGCATAATCCGCTCCATCGCTTAAAACGGCTTTAATCATGGCTTGTGCCATAGCGCCGCAGCCTATAAATCCAAGCTTCATAATTTAAAAATCACCCTTGCCCCGCTGATGATTGACCCATTCGGCAATGGTCGGTCCATAATCTCCGTCATTTAAACTGCCGCGCAATTCGTTTTCCAGGCTTACTGATGGCGGAACCGCTACAAAAATAGCCCCTCGGTCATTGATTTTTTGGATGGACCCGTTCAAGGCAAAAATAGCCCCACTGACGAAGTTAACAATATTGACCGCTTCCTCCACCTGGCATTCATGCAAATCGAAAACAACAACACGATTGTCCAAAAGGTAGCGCGTAATCGTCTGCGCTTCTTCAAACCGCATCGGCTGCAACAATACAATTTTCATATCATCACCACCGCTGTAAGAGGCCTCTTCCGTTGCAATGGGAAAGCTCTCCCGGAAGCGGCTGACCGGCGAAAAGCGACGTTCTTCTGTCTGGACCGGCGCATCATACGATTCGTAATAGTCGTTATGATAATCGTCTTCCAATTGTGCGTTTTCATCTTCTGCGTCTACAAAACCCACAAGATCCAATAATTTTTTACCTATAGCCATGCTCTGACCCCCAAGTTATTTCTTTCCGAAAATAGCGCTTCCGATGCGTACCATCGTAGCTCCTTCTTCAATAGCAACGTCATAATCACCACTCATCCCCATGGACAAATGGGTCATTGATACATTTGGTATTTCTAAAGTTTGATACTCTTTAAACATCTCATAAAGTCCTTTAAAATAAGGACGCAACTCATTTTTATCCTCTAAATTTGGCGCAATGAACATCAAACCTTCACAACGCAAATGAGGAAACTCAGCAAATCTTTCCAGAAATGCCTTCACTTCTTCCGGTGGCATACCGTATTTTTGCTCTTCTCCGGCCATATTCACCTGAACCAGCACCGATACGGTAACATCTTTGGCGGCAGCTCTTTTTTCAATTTCCTGCGCCAATCGTTCACTGTCTAAGGATTGAATCATCGCCACCCGGCCAACAATTTGCCGAACCTTATTGGTCTGTAAATGACCGATGACATGAAAAGGTACCTGTTCATCTTCCAGCGCATCCAGTTTGGGCAGCAATTCTTGGATCCTGTTTTCACCAAAGACCCTTGCACCGGCCGCCTGGGCTTCACGAATTTCATCTACGCTGTGAAACTTACTAACGGCCACAAGCGTCACTGGTAAATCAGGATGAGGACTCTTAGCGCGCGCCGCCTCAATTTTTTCTTGAATCCTTGCAATATTTTCTTGAATAGACAATATCAACCCTCACTTTAATATTTCACCTTCACGCACGCGTTCAGGCGTAGTGATAATGGTCGTTCCTTTTGGCAGAATATCACAGGTCACCTTATTTTTTGTCTTATGGATGACATGAACGCGCTGCCATTTGACCATCCCGTTATCCAGGGTATAAATGCCCGGTATTTTTCGACCTGACTGACCCGTTTTCATCATCAGGGTCGCTTGGTCAAGTTTGAGAACGCCTTGTTCTCGCTTATAAGCCTCCGCCTGAACGACACGTTCCAATAAAAACATATCACTCATAGGGCCTAAGTTAAGCCTTGCCCAACTTTTTCCATTTTTATCTTTATCCACGCTAAGCACATAGGCCCGGACATCATCTCCTGTATCCGGAAAGCGAATTCGGATAACTTCATCAGCTTTTTTAATCACATGGTTGTTTTTATCTGAAAACGAAAAATACAAGACCACCGGTTTCAAATTATCAATAACGGCTGCGCAAACGGTACCGCGGGTGACATCCCGTTTACCGAAGCTTTCTTTAGCCTTGCTTTTGTCGTCTTCATAAATGCTTTTTAAATCTAAGCCCTCAATCGTGTCCGGGTCATCAACGCTTTCATAACCGTCAATGGCATAATTGACAATGCCGGCGATCGGCGCCAGATACTCTTTTTTGTATTTCTTTTCGTTTTTATCAGATGTATACAATAAATCCGCGATAAGTTGCTTTTTAGCAACACGTTCGCCCTGTTCAGCACGCGGCTCATATGTCCCGTCATGCTGAACTTTTATAAGCTCTGTTTCAGCATATATATAACCATACCCCTGAACTTTTAAATCTCGGGTTTCACTGTCTATCACAACTGTTTCCACCAGAGAATGGTTAATTTTTGTATAGATGGCGCTGCCGGCCACCCAGATGAGAAGGATGGCCATAATAATCACCACAACGCGATGCACCGGATGCCAATTGGCAAGGGGCAATTGCCGTTTCATCAATAGACTGACCCTCCCATTCTAAAGCAAATTTCACCATTCATTATATAACAAATGGACCCTCAATGTATACCATTTATCGTCCAGATGCTGATTTTCGACAACATAAAAAATGCCTCAGTGGCAACCTGAGACATTTTTTAAATTATAAACGTCGAGCGCCAGGCCCCTGGCAAGGCCGGGTTAAAATATTTTGCCAAACGATGCCCTTGGCAATTTCTTCCGGCTTCATAACAAGATGAACCTGAGCCGACAAGGGCGAGGCTTGATCTAAATTTTCCACCTGAACATTAATGGCCCGGTCGGCATACCGACTGCGCAACCTGGTTTTTCGACGTCCCGGAGCTTCAACCGACGCCTGGTCACCTGACTGCCTTTTCAAATCATTTTTCGGCAAAGATCCTTTCGCCGGCTTTTGGTCGCTTGAGATGGTCTTCAAGGGCGCGACTGCTTTTGCCGTCACTTCACGTGCCTTCCGTTCAGCAGCTTTACTGCTGGCCGGAGAAAGGGGCCTTGGTGGTAGGGGCAAGGATTTGTTCGGTGTTTTTTTTGCCGATGATTTTTTCCCGCTTGACCGCTTATGAGGATGTTTATTCGCCGTTACCGGCTTATTTTTAGCCGGACTGGTCAGTGAGGAGCCCTGTTTCGCCTGCTTTTTCTTTTTATTCTTGTTAAACTCATCTATGACCGGCTTAAACATAACAAAAAGAATGAACAAGAAAAGCAAATCCCCAATCCCAGCAAAAATAAGCCCTCCAGCCTGGTCAAAGGGCAAGAAAAGATTGACCCCGGCATCCATTAGAGATTGCCCTGTCCGTCATCGTTTGCCTGACCGATTTGACGCCGCATACCGGTGTCCGCTTGAACGTTCATCATATTGTAGTAGTCCATGACCCCAAGATGACCACTACGGAAGGCTTCCGCCATGGCTTGTGGCACCTCAGCTTCAGCTTCAACCACCTTGGCCTTCATTTCTTGGACCTTGGCTTTCATTTCCTGCTCAGTTGCGACGGCCATAGCGCGACGTTCTTCCGCCTTGGCCTGGGCAATATTTTTATCCGCTTCCGCCTGATCCATCTGCAGTTCAGCACCAATGTTGCGCCCAACATCAACATCGGCGATATCAATGGACAGGATTTCAAAAGCCGTCCCGGCATCCAAGCCTTTGGCCAATACGGTTTTCGAAATGCTGTCCGGATTTTCCAAAACCTGGTTGTGGTTTTCCGAGCTCCCGACGGTGGAGACAATCCCTTCGCCAACGCGGGCAATAATGGTCTCTTCGCCGGCGCCACCGACCAAGCGGTCAATATTGGCCCGCACCGTAACACGGGCGGTCACGACCACTTGAATGCCGTTTTTCGCCATGGCAGCAATGGGATCTGTTGTAATAACCTTTGGGGTAACGGAAATGATCACCGCTTCCCGCACATCACGACCGGCCAGATCAATGGCAGCCGCTCTGGAGAAATCAATGTCAATACCGGCACGTTCTGCAGCAATCAAGGCATCCACCACCCGGTCCACATCACCGCCGGCCAAAAAATGCGCTTCCAGCTTTGAAATATCAATGCCCAGGCCGGCCTTGGTCGCCTTAATCAAAGGCAAGACAATCGTCTGTGGCCGCACACGGCGCAACCGCATCCCAATCAGATTGGCCAAGCTGACCTTGACATTGGCCGCCATGGCCGAAATCCATAAACCGACTGGAATAAAATATACAAACAAAGAAAATACAACGAGAACGACAAAGGCTAGAAATAAAACCAGGGCAAATCCGGCTGTCATACCTTCCTCCTTAATTGTCTTCTGATATCATGCGTACAATGAGCCAAGTCCCATCCCGTGCAACCACTTCAACGGGACTGCCTTTAGAAATGAAATCACCGCGCGTGGTCACATCTACACGTTCATCATCTGCAGTAACCATCGTACCGGCCGGTCTGAGGTCGGTCAGCGCGTGACCCTTTAAACCGATATAGGCTTGCAAGGCTTTTCCGGTAGACACAAACCCTTCTTCTGTGCTCAAGGATTGTCGGAGATTAAATTTTTCCATTTTGCGGCTTCGCTTCGCCACTTTCACAACCAAGGGAATAATGATTGCCATGACGACAACCGTCACCGCCATCTTTGGTAAGGCATCTGCCAGGTTGTCTTCACTCAGGTAGACCCCAATGAGGATGCATAAGGCTCCGGTAATACCGAAGACGCCAAACCCGGGCACAAAGACTTCCACTAAGATTAGCACTAATCCCAAAACGAAAAAAGCAATCGGCAAAAAATCCATCTGCCCCTCCTCCCGTCTTGTTTATTCCACGGTAACACTTTTAGCCAAGTTGCGCGGCTGATCAATATCGCAACCACGAGCATCGGCGGTATAGTAGGCCAGCAATTGGAGCGGAATGGCCGCTAAAATCGGCGACATCAAATCCAAGCAAGCCGGAATCAAAAAGCGCTGATCCAGGTCATCAGAAATAGGCGCATGATTTTCTTTCAAAAGGCATAAAATACGGCCGTTGCGGGCTTTTATTTCATTCACGTTAGACATGGTCTTTTCAAATGTTTTTTCCTGCAAGGCAATGGCCACAAAGGGGGTGTCTTCTGTTACCAAGGCTAGGGTGCCATGCTTGAGCTCCCCGGCTGCGTAAGCCTCAGCATGAATGTAAGAAATCTCTTTGATTTTTAAGGCGCCTTCTTGCGCCACAGCCCAGTCAGCGCCGCGACCAATGTAAAACAAATGCTCCGTATCCACCAAGGTGCGGCTCAGGGCTTGAACCTCTGCCTTTTTGTCATCGGTTAAAAGCCTTTCAGCCTGTTCCGGCAATTTTTCCAGGGCACGCAGGAGGTCTTGATGGGCACTCATTTGGAAACGCCCTGCCTTGTCTCCCAAGTAAAAGGCCAGCAAGTACAAGGCAATCAACATGGCCGTATAAGCCTTCGTAGAGGCCACAGAGATTTCCGGACCGGCCCACAGGTACAAGACCTGATCGGCTTCTCGGCTGATAGCACTGCCGACAACATTGGTAATGGCAATGGTTGTGGCGCCACGTTTTTTTGCTTCACGCAGTGCTTCCAGAGTGTCGGCTGTTTCGCCAGATTGACTGATTAAAATCACCAAGCTGTGCTCATCAAGCATGGGGTTGCGGTAGCGGAATTCCGATGCAACTTCTACGTTGACCGGAATTTGGAGGGTCATTTCAAGAAGGTCTTTGCCGACCAGACCGCTATGATAGGCCGTACCACAAGCTATAATGTCCACATGATGCCAATTTCGAATTTGCTCCGCCGTCAGGGTAAATTCTTTAAAAGTAACTGCGTCTTGGCCAATCCGTCCGGTCATCACACGCCGAAACGTTTCCGGCTGCTCATGAATTTCTTTGAGCATATAATGGGCATAGCCCTCTTTTTCAGCAGACTGTTCTTCCCATTCAATATGAACCTTCTCCCGCGTGCAGGGTTTGCCATCAGCATCCAGAATGGTATATTCTGTACCGGTTAAAGTGGCGATATCGCCGTTTTCCAGGTAAATGCAGTCACGTGTATGCTTCAATAAGGCCGGTACCCCGGAGGCCACCATCATTTCACCGTCGCCGATGCCGAGCACCAGCGGGCTGTTCATGCGACAAACCACCATCGTTTCCGGCTCATCTGCGCAAATAATGGCCAAGGCATAAGAACCACGCACCTCTGCTAGGGCTTGACGAACGGCCTCAGTTAAATTGCCCTTGTAAAAATGAGCGATCAAGTGGGCGATGACCTCACTGTCTGTATCGCTTTTGAAGGTTTCACCTTTCAAATACCGGTCCTTTAACGCCTCATAGTTTTCAATAATCCCGTTATGGACCAAGGCAATTTTCCCATCAGCGCTTTGGTGGGGATGGGCATTATCACGTGTCGGACGCCCATGCGTTGCCCAGCGGGTATGGCCAATGGCCATATCGGAAACGATTGGTTCGGCGGCCAAGGCTGCCTCCAAGGCACTTAATTTACCCGGTTCTTTAACAACATGCATAACGCCATTCATCACACCGGCAATCCCGGACGAGTCATAGCCGCGATATTCCAAACTGTGCAAGCCGTCGACAACAACGTCTTGCGCTCCATCATGACCGATGTATCCAACTATTCCACACATAAGTTATTCCTCCTGTAGTGTCTCATCTGCAGCTGCACATGTTTCCGGAAGAGGGGGTAAATCTTCCAAGCAATCCAATCCGAATGTGCGCAAGAAGAGTCCCGTGGTCCCATATAAAATCGGTCGACCCGGTGCTTCTTTGCGGCCGCGTTCTTCCAAAAGGCCCCGC from Peptococcus niger carries:
- the proC gene encoding pyrroline-5-carboxylate reductase, whose translation is MKLGFIGCGAMAQAMIKAVLSDGADYAIAFSQRNESHGRAFAEEWGLTFMPDNAALYETSDAVVLAVKPQQLEAVAADLRSSHATPLVLSILAGTPLARLAELVRHDRLIRVMPNVAASVGASMSIMAPNPGLDDGDIKWAEGFLTTIGRTVILDEASLDKAGTVNGCGPAFFFQILEACSDALVALGIPRAVSYEIAAQTMKGSAELALQDGAHPACLKDKVTSPGGTTIAGICAMEKAGVRSGLIDAVMASYAQTLKISQ
- a CDS encoding cell division protein SepF, yielding MAIGKKLLDLVGFVDAEDENAQLEDDYHNDYYESYDAPVQTEERRFSPVSRFRESFPIATEEASYSGGDDMKIVLLQPMRFEEAQTITRYLLDNRVVVFDLHECQVEEAVNIVNFVSGAIFALNGSIQKINDRGAIFVAVPPSVSLENELRGSLNDGDYGPTIAEWVNHQRGKGDF
- a CDS encoding YggS family pyridoxal phosphate-dependent enzyme, with protein sequence MSIQENIARIQEKIEAARAKSPHPDLPVTLVAVSKFHSVDEIREAQAAGARVFGENRIQELLPKLDALEDEQVPFHVIGHLQTNKVRQIVGRVAMIQSLDSERLAQEIEKRAAAKDVTVSVLVQVNMAGEEQKYGMPPEEVKAFLERFAEFPHLRCEGLMFIAPNLEDKNELRPYFKGLYEMFKEYQTLEIPNVSMTHLSMGMSGDYDVAIEEGATMVRIGSAIFGKK
- a CDS encoding HlyD family efflux transporter periplasmic adaptor subunit — protein: MKRQLPLANWHPVHRVVVIIMAILLIWVAGSAIYTKINHSLVETVVIDSETRDLKVQGYGYIYAETELIKVQHDGTYEPRAEQGERVAKKQLIADLLYTSDKNEKKYKKEYLAPIAGIVNYAIDGYESVDDPDTIEGLDLKSIYEDDKSKAKESFGKRDVTRGTVCAAVIDNLKPVVLYFSFSDKNNHVIKKADEVIRIRFPDTGDDVRAYVLSVDKDKNGKSWARLNLGPMSDMFLLERVVQAEAYKREQGVLKLDQATLMMKTGQSGRKIPGIYTLDNGMVKWQRVHVIHKTKNKVTCDILPKGTTIITTPERVREGEILK
- the floA gene encoding flotillin-like protein FloA (flotillin-like protein involved in membrane lipid rafts), producing the protein MTAGFALVLFLAFVVLVVFSLFVYFIPVGLWISAMAANVKVSLANLIGMRLRRVRPQTIVLPLIKATKAGLGIDISKLEAHFLAGGDVDRVVDALIAAERAGIDIDFSRAAAIDLAGRDVREAVIISVTPKVITTDPIAAMAKNGIQVVVTARVTVRANIDRLVGGAGEETIIARVGEGIVSTVGSSENHNQVLENPDSISKTVLAKGLDAGTAFEILSIDIADVDVGRNIGAELQMDQAEADKNIAQAKAEERRAMAVATEQEMKAKVQEMKAKVVEAEAEVPQAMAEAFRSGHLGVMDYYNMMNVQADTGMRRQIGQANDDGQGNL
- a CDS encoding NfeD family protein; translation: MDFLPIAFFVLGLVLILVEVFVPGFGVFGITGALCILIGVYLSEDNLADALPKMAVTVVVMAIIIPLVVKVAKRSRKMEKFNLRQSLSTEEGFVSTGKALQAYIGLKGHALTDLRPAGTMVTADDERVDVTTRGDFISKGSPVEVVARDGTWLIVRMISEDN
- the glmS gene encoding glutamine--fructose-6-phosphate transaminase (isomerizing); its protein translation is MCGIVGYIGHDGAQDVVVDGLHSLEYRGYDSSGIAGVMNGVMHVVKEPGKLSALEAALAAEPIVSDMAIGHTRWATHGRPTRDNAHPHQSADGKIALVHNGIIENYEALKDRYLKGETFKSDTDSEVIAHLIAHFYKGNLTEAVRQALAEVRGSYALAIICADEPETMVVCRMNSPLVLGIGDGEMMVASGVPALLKHTRDCIYLENGDIATLTGTEYTILDADGKPCTREKVHIEWEEQSAEKEGYAHYMLKEIHEQPETFRRVMTGRIGQDAVTFKEFTLTAEQIRNWHHVDIIACGTAYHSGLVGKDLLEMTLQIPVNVEVASEFRYRNPMLDEHSLVILISQSGETADTLEALREAKKRGATTIAITNVVGSAISREADQVLYLWAGPEISVASTKAYTAMLIALYLLAFYLGDKAGRFQMSAHQDLLRALEKLPEQAERLLTDDKKAEVQALSRTLVDTEHLFYIGRGADWAVAQEGALKIKEISYIHAEAYAAGELKHGTLALVTEDTPFVAIALQEKTFEKTMSNVNEIKARNGRILCLLKENHAPISDDLDQRFLIPACLDLMSPILAAIPLQLLAYYTADARGCDIDQPRNLAKSVTVE